The DNA region TGAAGCTATTGCTGAAGAAAGAGGAATGACAGCGGGTACCATATCAGGTCATATTATTAAAATTCGCCAAGATTATCCAAAAGAAGACTTGAGTTTTTACAAACCAAAAAATGCACTTTTCAATAAAGTTAAAAAAGTATATGACTTACAACCTAAAGATAAGCCCATTAGCTCAAAAACTATTTTTAGTGCTCTAAATGGTAGTGTAAGTTATCAAGATATTAAATTATGTATTGCGTTTATTTAGAAATTTTATAATTTAATAAATATTGTATATCCTTAATCCGTAATAATGTAGTGTAACGTCATGCTGAACACGTTTCAGCATCTCAATATTATTTGACATACAGCTATTTGTTCGATGCGACCCTGAAATCGAAGATTCATGAATTCTATCAAAATTAATAAGTAATTAATGAATAAACAAGTTCAGGGTGACGACCTGGTTATGTTCATTACGGACAATTAGATTAAATAAATCAACTTAACTAGTAATAAATTATGAATATTTCAGATTTTCTTTCTGACTTGCCTGAGTATTTCAACTCAGAACTATTACCTTGGGAATTAACCAGTAATTTAAAAGAAATTGTCGAAGAAATAATTCCTAAACTTCAAGGAGATTTTAGAATAAGTGATGGAATTGCCATTCACAACTCAGTAATCTTTGAAAACAATGTAACTATTAAAAGGCCATTTATAGCGATGGAAAATTGCCATATTGGGGCAAATACCTATTTTCGAGAAGGAGTTTTCTTAGACAAGTCAGTTAAAATTGGTCCTTCCTCAGAAATTAAGAGTAGTATTATTTGTTCTAATACTTCAATTGCTCACTTAAATTATATTGGAAATAGCATCATTGGGGAACACGTAAATTTTGAAGCAGGTTCCATTGCAGCTAATCACTATAATGAAAGAGAAGATAAAAGGATAGTTGTAAAATTTAATAATCAACAGATTGAAACGGGTGTTACCAAATTTGGAGCCTTGGTTGGTGATAATTCAAAAATTGGAGCCAATGCGGTGTTATCGCCCGGGACTATTTTGAAAAAGAATTCCATTGTAAAAAGACTTCAGTTAATTGAATAAAAAGAGATTCAAGCTTTTATAACCAAAAAAAACTCTTGAATATAGATGAGTAATCGAGTACTAGAAATTACTAGAACCAAACAATATGCCAATAAAGCAAGAGCCATTGGAATCTATATAAATAACAAAAAAGTAGGTACAATTAAAGATGGGGAGACCAAAATTTTTATTCTCGACGCTGAAGAAAATGAGGTTTATGCAAAAATTGATTGGTGCCAGACAGAACCACAAAAAATTAGTACCAAAGAAAACGAAACGACTATACTTAAATTGGGTTCTAACCTATCGGGCTGGAAATTATTGTTAGCGTTTTATTACATAACTGTCAACTCTTCTGAGTTGTTGTATTTGAAAGAAATAAACTAACATGTATTGAAAATTAATATTTTGCCCTTTAACAAGAATTTAAAATTAACAATCACTTTTTTGCTTAGTTTTGCAGTAAAATATATAATTTGAAGTATTTACTAATCATAGTTTTGGTTTTCACAACTTTCGGATTGCACGCCCAGGAGAAGCGTATTCAAATCTTGCATGCAGATAATTCTATTGAGGATGAAGAAAAGTATCCAAACCAAACGGTATTGTTGGGTGATGTAGTTGTTGAGCATGAAGGCATTACCTTACGAAGTAAAAAAGCAATACATTTTAAACTTCAAAACATAATAAGGGCATTTGGAAATGTGGTGCTAAATCAAGGTGATACTATTACCCAAACTAGCGATTATGTTCAGTATAATGGTAAGACTAAAAAAGCAAAATCGTGGGGAAAAGTAGTGTTGACTGACCCAACAATGACCTTAGCCACTGATACCTTAGACTTTGACCGAATAAAGCAATTATTGTATTATAAAAGTGGTGCAACTATTAAAGATACTGCCAATGTGTTGGTAAGTGAAAAAGGAAATTACTATTTACAAACTTCAAAATTTGAAGCCCTTTCGGACGTAGTCTTAACCAATCCTGATTATGTGCTTAATTCTGAACATCTTGAATATTATACTAATAATGGACAAGCATTTTTATTTGGACCATCAACTATTGTTGGAGAAGATAATCATATTTATACCGAAAATGGGTTTTATGACACAAAAAAAGACATATCTCATTTTACAGAAAATTCCGTAATAACCTATAAAAACAGGTCAATTACTGCTGATAGCTTGTATTACGATAGAAACAAAGCCTTTGCATCTGCCACTAACAATATAAAAGTATTAGACACTTTAAATAAGGCCGTAATACGAGGTAATTATGGGGAGTTTTATCAAGAGTTAGATTCTGCTTATGTGATTGACAGAGCTGTCGCCATTACAGAAATTGAAAAGGACTCTATGTATGTGCATGGTGATACATTATTGGTTACTGGCAAACCAGAAAACAGAATCGTTAGAGCATATAATCGTGTTAAATTCTTTAAGAGCAATTTAAGCGGGAAATGCGATTCTATTCACTCCAATCAAAAAACAGGATTGACACAGATGTTTAGAAATCCTATCCTATGGTCGCAAGAAAGCCAGATTACAGGAGATACTATACACTTACTTTCCAATCCTGAAACCGAAAAATTAGACAGTCTAAAAATTCTACGAAACGCATTTGTTATTCAAAAAGATTCCGCGGGTTACAATCAGATAAAAGGCAGGAATATTTTAGGGAAGTTTATCAAGAACGATTTGGAGGATGTTAATGTTATTGGCAATGCGGAAAGTATTTTCTATGTCAGGGATGATGAGGATAATCTTAACGGAATAGATAAAAGTACCTGTAGTCGTATTAATTTCAAACTAATGGATAAAAAAATAAAAGATATCACCTATTTTGTAAATCCGGAAGGAACTATTTTCCCTCCATCCAAATTGCCTAAAAGCGAACGTTTATTTCCAGGCTTTATTTGGCGTGATAAAGAAAGGCCCTATAAAATGGAAGATATTTTTATAAAGGATAAAGCAGCCTCCCCCTTGCCCCCTCCGAAGGAAGGGGAATCCGTCGAGACTAATAATAAACAATCCGTAAACAATTAAATTTAGTCTGTTTATTTATAATAATTCATGTTAATTAATACAATCAGTGTCTGAATCCGACTTTTTAAAATACCAAGCACAAACTTCTCCACATCCATTAGCTATAGAAATATCACATGCAAATGGCTCTTATATTTATGATACCAACGAAAAAGCATATCTAGATTTTATTGCTGGTGTTTCTGCAAACAGTTTAGGGCATAATCATCCTAAAATTAAAAAAGCCATAGTTGAACAGCTCAACACTTATGCTCATGTGATGGTTTATGGTGAATTTATCCAAAAACCATCGGTTGAACTTTGCAAACTATTAGTAGCTCAACTTCCTCAACGAGAAAACTGGTCTGTCTATCTTACCAATTCGGGAACGGAAGCTACTGAAGGAGCTTTGAAGCTTGCCAAAAAAAATACTGGCAGAACAGAAATTATTTCTGCAAAAAATGCCTATCACGGTAATACGCAAGGTGCTATGAGTGTGTGCGGTAATGAAAATCAGAATAGAGCCTTTAGACCTTTGGTGCCTGGAATAAAATTTATCTCATTTAACAATGAAGATGAAATTCAAAAAATAACCAACAACACCGCTGCTGTAATTTTAGAAACCATTCAAGGTGGTGCCGGTTTTATTGTTCCTAAAAATAATTACTTAGCAAAAGTAAAAAAACGTTGTGAAGAAGTTGGAGCCCTTTTAATACTAGATGAAATACAAACGGGAATAGGCAGAACAGGTGCATTTTTTGGTTTTAAAACCTATAGTATTACACCAGATATTATTATTACTGGTAAAGGTTTGGGAGGCGGTATGCCTATTGGTGCTTTTATTGCTCCATCCGAAATTATGTCAACTTTAAAAGAAAATCCGAAATTGGGCCATATAACTACATTTGGGGGGCATCCTGTTATTGCCACATCGGCTTTAGCTACTGTGAAGGAAATTACTTCAACCAATATTATGGCTAACGTTTTAAAAAAAGAAAAAATATTCAGAAAGCATTTACGGCATCCGGCTATTAAAGAGATTAGAGGCAAAGGATTACTATTAGCTTTAATTCTGGAAACTCCAGAGATTGCCTCGGAAATTATTTTAAAATCATTAGAAAAAGGACTATTACTATTCTGGTTGCTTTATGAAGGAAGAGCTATTAGAATTACACCACCATTAAACATTTCTGAAGAAGAAATTGAAAAAGGATGTCAGATTTTACTTGAAGTAATTAACGAGATTAATTCTTAATCTTCTGTCGAAGAAAATTCGCTTTCACCATTTTCAGTAACGTCATTTTTTTTATTAATATTGGCATGGTTATCTAATTTATTGATAACATCTTCTGCTTCATTTCGTTCTAATATTTCTTCGTCAATTTCATCCAAGGTTGTTCCAATTTTTTTCTTATCCTTAATCATAGCCCAAGTCATTAATAAACTAGTGGCAATAATCACAAAAAGTAAAATTCCAGATTCAAAATTTGCAACTTGCCCCTCTTTTGGAATACTGTAAAATAATAAAATGGTAATTAACCCTCTTGGAGCAATAAACAATTGCGGAAAAATATCTTTACCAATAAAAACCCGTAAAATAATAAAACGAATAGCATAAATGGAAGCAATAATTAAAAGGCTAATACCTACAACACTAATACTTACTAAAGAAGACAAAACTATTGTAAGTCCAAATATTACAAAGAAAAAAGTACGAACTACAAAAGCTGTTTCTAGTGTTATGATGTGCAATTCATGATAAATCTGATCAATCTTTTCTTTTTCTAAAAAAATGGCTGTTTTACCGGGAAAAAATAACTTTACATTGGCAATTACCAAACCGAAAATCAATATAATTATTAATGAAGATAAATGGAATTTCTTTCCAATTGCATATAACAACAACAAAACTGCTATTAATAAGAAGAGTTTCGCCTGACTTTTAATTTTTTGGAAAATAAGAATAATTGCATAACTGGCCACAAGAGCGATCACAATAGTTAGTGCCGTTGTAATGGCAAATTCAGAACCTCCTACGGCATGCTCAGGATCTAATCCATCAGCCACAAAATAAAATAGCATAATACCCATAATGTCTGAAAAGGTACTTTCATAAATATGAAATTCTTTTTTCTTTTCACCCAATCCACTCACACTAGGTATTATAATAGCACTTGACAAAATTGATAACGGAATGGCGTACAGCCAAGCAGATGTCATAGACATGCCCTCAATTGTATTGTATAAAATAAGAGCTGCAATCCAAGCTGAGGCTACCAGTCCGAGCAAAGCGATTGCCATAGATTTTAGGATAGGTATTATTTTATCCCTTTTTAACTCTAACTCCAAGGCGGCTTCAAGTACAATCATAATTAACCCTACTGTACCTAATATTTCTAATGAAGGTTTAAAATCTATTTCGTCTCTTACAAAATAATCCATTGCAAATTTTAATAGTACACCAAGTGCTATAAGCATTAAAACAGATGGGATATTTGTTTTTTTAGAAATGCCAGTAAACCAAAAAGATAAAATAATAATGATTGAGGCTTCAATAATTAAGTTATAAGAGGATAGTACTTCCACGAAGAATTAGTTTGGATTAATTTGGTAAAAGTACCATTTAATCTTCTACAAAGGTTTAAAACTCAAAAAAAATAAAAATAAAGAACTATTATTGGCAAAACTACTTGCGTTTCTCTTAAATGTTAAAAATGTTAAGGTATCCTAAATTTTAGTTAAACTGATTTTTAGCAGTAACATTTCATTTTATAAACAGTCTATTAAGCATAACAAAAATTTAGTCTAAAAAAACATTTATTATGAAAAAATTAAAATTAATTACCCTATCATTTGCTTTATTAGTTGGATCTATATCTTTTGCTTCTAATGTTGAACCAGACACAAAATCAGAAATAAGAAGTCAGATTATAAGCTTATTAAATAAAAACAAAACCAAAATTAGTATTGATTCAGATGAATTAGAAGCCAATGTTTCATTCATGTTAAATGAAAAATCTGAGCTAGTCATCATTTCAGTTAGATCAAAAAATGATGAAACTAACAATGCAATAATAGATGGCTATATTAAAAAGCGTTTAAATTATAAAAAAGTGAAAGTAAATAAGTTAAGAGTAGGCAAAGTATATGAAATGCCCTTCAAAATTGTAAAATAACAATTGCTATTCCCAAAAAAGAGGTTGCTAAAAATTAGCAACCTTTTTTTATTTAAATTTATTATTTTTCTTCAATTAAATCA from Aureibaculum sp. 2308TA14-22 includes:
- a CDS encoding DapH/DapD/GlmU-related protein — protein: MNISDFLSDLPEYFNSELLPWELTSNLKEIVEEIIPKLQGDFRISDGIAIHNSVIFENNVTIKRPFIAMENCHIGANTYFREGVFLDKSVKIGPSSEIKSSIICSNTSIAHLNYIGNSIIGEHVNFEAGSIAANHYNEREDKRIVVKFNNQQIETGVTKFGALVGDNSKIGANAVLSPGTILKKNSIVKRLQLIE
- a CDS encoding OstA-like protein, giving the protein MKYLLIIVLVFTTFGLHAQEKRIQILHADNSIEDEEKYPNQTVLLGDVVVEHEGITLRSKKAIHFKLQNIIRAFGNVVLNQGDTITQTSDYVQYNGKTKKAKSWGKVVLTDPTMTLATDTLDFDRIKQLLYYKSGATIKDTANVLVSEKGNYYLQTSKFEALSDVVLTNPDYVLNSEHLEYYTNNGQAFLFGPSTIVGEDNHIYTENGFYDTKKDISHFTENSVITYKNRSITADSLYYDRNKAFASATNNIKVLDTLNKAVIRGNYGEFYQELDSAYVIDRAVAITEIEKDSMYVHGDTLLVTGKPENRIVRAYNRVKFFKSNLSGKCDSIHSNQKTGLTQMFRNPILWSQESQITGDTIHLLSNPETEKLDSLKILRNAFVIQKDSAGYNQIKGRNILGKFIKNDLEDVNVIGNAESIFYVRDDEDNLNGIDKSTCSRINFKLMDKKIKDITYFVNPEGTIFPPSKLPKSERLFPGFIWRDKERPYKMEDIFIKDKAASPLPPPKEGESVETNNKQSVNN
- a CDS encoding aspartate aminotransferase family protein → MSESDFLKYQAQTSPHPLAIEISHANGSYIYDTNEKAYLDFIAGVSANSLGHNHPKIKKAIVEQLNTYAHVMVYGEFIQKPSVELCKLLVAQLPQRENWSVYLTNSGTEATEGALKLAKKNTGRTEIISAKNAYHGNTQGAMSVCGNENQNRAFRPLVPGIKFISFNNEDEIQKITNNTAAVILETIQGGAGFIVPKNNYLAKVKKRCEEVGALLILDEIQTGIGRTGAFFGFKTYSITPDIIITGKGLGGGMPIGAFIAPSEIMSTLKENPKLGHITTFGGHPVIATSALATVKEITSTNIMANVLKKEKIFRKHLRHPAIKEIRGKGLLLALILETPEIASEIILKSLEKGLLLFWLLYEGRAIRITPPLNISEEEIEKGCQILLEVINEINS
- a CDS encoding cation:proton antiporter domain-containing protein → MEVLSSYNLIIEASIIIILSFWFTGISKKTNIPSVLMLIALGVLLKFAMDYFVRDEIDFKPSLEILGTVGLIMIVLEAALELELKRDKIIPILKSMAIALLGLVASAWIAALILYNTIEGMSMTSAWLYAIPLSILSSAIIIPSVSGLGEKKKEFHIYESTFSDIMGIMLFYFVADGLDPEHAVGGSEFAITTALTIVIALVASYAIILIFQKIKSQAKLFLLIAVLLLLYAIGKKFHLSSLIIILIFGLVIANVKLFFPGKTAIFLEKEKIDQIYHELHIITLETAFVVRTFFFVIFGLTIVLSSLVSISVVGISLLIIASIYAIRFIILRVFIGKDIFPQLFIAPRGLITILLFYSIPKEGQVANFESGILLFVIIATSLLMTWAMIKDKKKIGTTLDEIDEEILERNEAEDVINKLDNHANINKKNDVTENGESEFSSTED